The sequence CTGTCTTTAAGCTACTTGGACCTTTACGTGCGAATTTCAGCATTAGGTAAACTTCAGCAATCAAGAACACTGTGTACAGTGCCAGAATCGCGAATAGAGAAGTCCAAAGCTGTTCAATAGTTAGTGCTGATGCAGCCACGTTAACCGGTAGGATTTCACCAACCGCCCATGGTTGACGACCAAACTCAGCAACAAACCAACCTGCTTCAATCGCAATCCAAGGTAGTGGAATTGAGAACAACGCCGCTTTAAGTACCCATGGTTTCTGTTCGATCTTCTGACGACACGTTTGAACAAACGCTGCACCGAATACAAACAGCATGATGAAGCCACAAGCAACCATCAGACGGAACGACCAGAATAGAGGCCAAACTGTTGGGATAGAATCATCCGCAGCCATTTGGATTTGATCTTCTGTTGCATCAACAACGTCGTCTGTGTAGCGCTTAAGAAGCAGACCGTAACCTAGGTCACCTTTCACTTCGTCGAACGCTGCCATGTTTTCTTCAGATTTGTCACCAGAACGTAGCTTTTCAAGCAGCTCGTATGCGTACATACCAGTACGGATACGATCAACGTGATCATCACGTAGGTCACGCAGGCCCGTTACTTCAGTATCAAGCGAACGCGTTGCGATGATACCCATTACGTAAGGGATTTTAATTGCGTAGTCAGTATTCATTGTTTCTTGGTTTGGAATACCAAAAACAGTAAATGCGGCTGGAGCTTCTTCAGTGTGCCACTCTGCTTCTACCGCAGCGAGCTTCACTTTTTGAACTTCACCAAGCTCGTAACCAGATTCATCACCTAGCACGATTACTGACAGGATCGCCGCCATGCCGAAAGATGCTGCAATCGCAAAAGAGCGACGAGCAAAGGCAAGGTCACGACCTTTAAGAATGTAGTATGAGCTGATACCAAGGATGAACATTGCACCCGTTGTGTAACCAGACGCCACTGTGTGTACAAATTTAACTTGTGCTACTGG is a genomic window of Vibrio sp. FE10 containing:
- the cydA gene encoding cytochrome ubiquinol oxidase subunit I, with product MIDVVDLSRLQFAFTAMYHFLFVPLTLGMAFLLAIMESVYVMTGKQIYKDMTKFWGKLFGINFALGVATGLTMEFQFGTNWSYYSHYVGDIFGAPLAIEALVAFFLESTFVGLFFFGWDRLSKRQHLAVTWLVALGSNFSALWILVANGWMQNPVGAEFNFETMRMEMVSFAEVVLNPVAQVKFVHTVASGYTTGAMFILGISSYYILKGRDLAFARRSFAIAASFGMAAILSVIVLGDESGYELGEVQKVKLAAVEAEWHTEEAPAAFTVFGIPNQETMNTDYAIKIPYVMGIIATRSLDTEVTGLRDLRDDHVDRIRTGMYAYELLEKLRSGDKSEENMAAFDEVKGDLGYGLLLKRYTDDVVDATEDQIQMAADDSIPTVWPLFWSFRLMVACGFIMLFVFGAAFVQTCRQKIEQKPWVLKAALFSIPLPWIAIEAGWFVAEFGRQPWAVGEILPVNVAASALTIEQLWTSLFAILALYTVFLIAEVYLMLKFARKGPSSLKTGRYHFEQNDNSVEDKVSRSVEV